The Kribbella jejuensis region GGATGGAGCGCGACGGCCTCCTCACCCGCGAGGTCTACCCCGAGATCCCGCCCCGCGTCGTCTACACGCTGACCCCGATGGGCGCCTCCCTGATCGACCCGATCAGCGTCCTCACCGAGTGGGCCGAAACAAACCTGCCCGCCATCACCAAGGCCCAGGAGCACTACGACGCGGTCAGCTGAGCGTGGATCCCGCAGTTTCGGCGGTCACTGACGGAGGCCACCGAGCTGGAGGATCATCGCGAGATCGTCCCTGATCGCCCAGCGCTCGGCGATGCGGCCGTCACGGAGCCGGTACGCGAACGCTACATCCCGGGTGCAGACACCCTCGGCCAGCTCGAAGCCCCGGAACCCGCCGCCGGGCCAGTGGACCTCGCGGG contains the following coding sequences:
- a CDS encoding winged helix-turn-helix transcriptional regulator codes for the protein MFDPNCPTRVILDRLGDKWTVLVVLVLRGGPRRFTELRDGIGQVAPKVLTQTLRRMERDGLLTREVYPEIPPRVVYTLTPMGASLIDPISVLTEWAETNLPAITKAQEHYDAVS